TATGGTCTATCCCGCGTTCATGATAGCGACCACAGGCGCGACGATGGGAAGGGAAGTCCACATGTTCTTCACCTTCTGGGGGATGAACGTCCTCAACAAGAAGACCGTCGGGTCACTGAAGGTCGCCCCGGTCGGAAACCCAGGGATGCCCATGCCGAACATACTTGGAATGATTCCAGGGATGACGGCGATGGCAACTCGGATGATGAAGGGGAAGATCGAGAAGGCAAAGATGCCGCCTATCCCGGAGATGATCAGGACGGCGAAGGATCTCGGTGTGAAGCTCCACGCCTGCTCGTCCACGCTGGAAGTCATGGGCATCAGCAAAGAGATGCTGATTCCTGAAGTGGATGACATAGTCGGAGCCGCCACCATGCTGGAACTGGGCGAGGGCGGACAGATCATCTTCATCTAGGTGGAGAGAGATGTCAACAATCCAGCAGAGGAAAGTAGTCGACTCCCGGGGCAGCTTCTGCCCTGGGCCAATCACCGACCTCTTCAAGGCCTACAGAAACTCCCAGGTGGGGGACGTCATCGAACTCTGGGCGACGGACCCAGCTGCGAAGAGTGACGTGACCGCATGGGCGAGGAAGAGCGGGAACAGCGTCGTCGAAATCGTAGAGGAGAAGGACTACACCAAGATAGTCGTCGGAATCGTCAGAAAGGGAAAGTAGGGGACGGCTCAAGATGAAGCAAATCCTGGTGGTGGGGTCGGGGACAGGGGGGACGCTAACGGCCAACCTCCTTTCTTCGTCCCTTAGGGGGAGGATCAGGGATGGAGACGTTTCCGTAACTCTGGTCGGAGAGGGAGCCAAGCATCCTTTCCAGCCTGCGAACTTGGACATCGCATTCAAGGGAGCGTCCCCTGAAAGCTTCGTGAGAGAAGAGCGCGACCTCCTCTCCGATGGAGTGACCTTCATCGAGGACCCGGCGGCGACCATCGACCTGAAGGGGAAGAGAATCCTAACGGAGGGAGGCAGGAAACTGAGCTACGACTACCTCGTAATTGCCACAGGGGCGGTCGCGGACCCCGACAGGATATCTGGATTGAGGGAAGACTCGTTCAACTTCCACACTGGGCCTCGAGACGCCGGGCGGCTCTGGAGTGCTCTGCAGAGCTTCAAGGGAGGCACCATAGTCATTGCGATTGCAGGAACTCCACACAAGTGCCCTCCGTCTCCGAACGAGGCAGCGTTCATGTTGGACGAACTTTTCACAAAGAGGGGAATCAGAGACAGGGTCACCATCAAGTTCCTCACCCCCTACCCCAGGCCCTACCCAGCGGAGAAGATCTCCAATGTAGTGGCTCCACTCCTAGAGGAAAAGGGAGTCGAAGTGGTACCGTTCTTCAACGTCGATTCGGTCGACCCGAAGTCGCACACGATCTCCTCGCTTGAGGGTGAGTCATACGAATACGATATGCTGATCACTGTGCCGCCTCATCGAGGGGCAGACGTTATCCTAAGATCCTCCATCGGAGACCAGGACGGTTGGATTCCGACTGAAAGAGGAACGATGAACGTGAAGGGGTACAGCGACGTCTATGCCCTCGGAGACGCAACCGATATTCCGGTGTCGAAGTCCGGAGTGGTCGCCCACCTGCAGTCCGTGGTGGTGGCGAAGAACATAGTCTCCGATCTTGAGGGATCCACTGAACGTCTGGAGTACAATGGAAGGATAAACTGTCCAATGGAGGTCGGCGGGAGGCGGGCCATTTTCGTCTCCGCGACATACACGTCGCCAGCGTCGGACCAGAAGCCGTCGTTCGTCAAGTACGTCATGAAGAAGTCCTTCGTGCTACTCTACTGGCGGGCACTTGGGGGGAGTCTGGAATGGATTTTCGACATCTTCTTCGGGCAGACGAGAAAGCCCGTCGCAAAGGCGGAAGAAAAGGCCATGGTCGCACCCCTTCCGCAGGTGACACAGGGGAGATAGAGGTGCAGATTCTCACCAACAGGGGAGTCGAAGACGAACTTTGCAGGATGC
This portion of the Nitrososphaerota archaeon genome encodes:
- a CDS encoding sulfurtransferase TusA family protein produces the protein MSTIQQRKVVDSRGSFCPGPITDLFKAYRNSQVGDVIELWATDPAAKSDVTAWARKSGNSVVEIVEEKDYTKIVVGIVRKGK
- a CDS encoding DsrE/DsrF/DrsH-like family protein, whose amino-acid sequence is MAQIVATQTADRTVQDSKLLVILSKGTLDMVYPAFMIATTGATMGREVHMFFTFWGMNVLNKKTVGSLKVAPVGNPGMPMPNILGMIPGMTAMATRMMKGKIEKAKMPPIPEMIRTAKDLGVKLHACSSTLEVMGISKEMLIPEVDDIVGAATMLELGEGGQIIFI
- a CDS encoding NAD(P)/FAD-dependent oxidoreductase, with protein sequence MKQILVVGSGTGGTLTANLLSSSLRGRIRDGDVSVTLVGEGAKHPFQPANLDIAFKGASPESFVREERDLLSDGVTFIEDPAATIDLKGKRILTEGGRKLSYDYLVIATGAVADPDRISGLREDSFNFHTGPRDAGRLWSALQSFKGGTIVIAIAGTPHKCPPSPNEAAFMLDELFTKRGIRDRVTIKFLTPYPRPYPAEKISNVVAPLLEEKGVEVVPFFNVDSVDPKSHTISSLEGESYEYDMLITVPPHRGADVILRSSIGDQDGWIPTERGTMNVKGYSDVYALGDATDIPVSKSGVVAHLQSVVVAKNIVSDLEGSTERLEYNGRINCPMEVGGRRAIFVSATYTSPASDQKPSFVKYVMKKSFVLLYWRALGGSLEWIFDIFFGQTRKPVAKAEEKAMVAPLPQVTQGR